Within Fusarium fujikuroi IMI 58289 draft genome, chromosome FFUJ_chr08, the genomic segment AATACCTTTGACCTGATACTCATGGATATCAGTATGCCAGTTATGAATGGGTACGAGGCAACACTTCGGATACGTCGTAGCAGCATAGGTCTACCTATAATTGCCATGACCGCTTATGCGCTGAAAGGCGACATGGAGCGTTGCTTGGAGAAGGGGATGGATGATTATATCCCTAAGCCAATGGATAAGCAagtgttgatgaggaagctGTTGAAGTGGCTTCAGAGTCCAGGCGATATAATACCAGATCTCACTGTAAGACATGATTAGTAGGCATCGAGCGATTTGACTTAACACCATTATGCTCCAAGATTAGAGACATAACTCATACAATTTCAAGAAAGGATTGCTTCGTCCCAATTCTATGCACAGAACTCGAGGGTGGTAGCAGCATACAACGCAATTCGTGAGGCAAAAATCTTGTTTAACAGAACAATACTTACTTATTGTTTCGTGCTCAATGGTGAAGATTCTTCACACTTTAGACGTACCAGGGTTCATGGTAGGGTTTCTTGGAATAACCAAAGAAAAGGAATGAAGGACGTATATGTACGTCAAGGGAATAACTCTCCACTCTGTCTTCCATTGAGGCTTCACTTCATCTATCCCAGCTATATTACTGCCTTGAGGACGTGGCATCCGATTGGTGGATTTAGCGTAGTAAGCATGTGTCCATATGGTTGTGCTTGTACCCACAAATATATAACATCATAAGCGGCAGGCAGCAGCACTTTTGCAATCTAACTTCTCTCCTCCCCAAGCAAACTTGATAATGAGACGCCGAATTTACGGAGAAGAGCCTTATGATGCTGGAAGCATCTGGGCGACAAGCCCTGAGTACTGCTGGATGCTTATCGCTCCAGAAAAGAAACAGCGGATGAGAATGCCGGTTCTTGATTTGGACGGCTATATGGACCCACCAGAGTTCTGCACACATCATCTGAGTTTTGACGCTTTCAAGTTACTGTGCAACTCTATGGAAGGTGTCAAGATTGGGTCGGATGAGGGGATAATTTTGCAATCGGCGCACTCGACGTTGCAGCCTTTGCAGGGTCAAACGCGCCTCGAGATGCTTCCTGTCGAGCTTCTGGAAGCAATATTTGGACTCCTCGAAGCAGAAGAATTCATGGCTTTAGCCTTGTGCTCGCAAAAGCTCTGGTTTCATGCCATCGGGTGCATAAAGGGTATTTGCACTCGGTGGAAGAACCAATATTCCTGGGTCAACACTCCAATTATTTGCACTACCAGGCGGCTTCGAGTTCTTCCGAAAGCGCTACAGCACATATTACCAGAATCGACGCCTGATGATGTGGAGAGAGAATCCAAGCGGACTGGCCGTCGATATAAGATATCGACCACTCGTGCATCGATCTGGTTCGACAAATCTGTGGACAACTACGAGAAAGTACCATTCCCCTACGACTGTACGTACGAAGAGGCTTTCCTCAAGAAGTTTGAAGGGGCTGCTATTCCCGAAAGCCTCAGCTTGATCATGAAGGCTTGTTTGCCATGTATCAGACCTGCACCTGGAAGCAAATGGCTTTTACGCAACCTGACAGATCGAGAGTACATCAGGATGGAAGCGGTAGTCACCTCTGATGACGAGGCCACCGTTTCGTTGCCAGGCCGCCGATGGCTCACACTTgatattcttcttttatgGCTCATCGGTTGGAGAGTTGACTACAAAAGGAACAGAAATaaggcttggtcttgggaACAACTTGAAACCTTCAAAGGTTTCACTGATCAAGATCTCTCAGACACGGTTCTAGACCCGCCTTCCGGACCAATGTGTTCCGACTTCTGGCCAATTTGGGGCGGCCCCTGGGCTGGCCACAGACTAGAAGTTGTTACCGAGACGGGGTTGGATAATGACTGGAAGGATCGGACTGAGAATATCACGAGATTAGCCCCCAAAATGCTGCGTGTATTTTACGGACGTTCTCTGGATGATCAGAATGAAACACGAGAATACTGGGAAGAGGCCTTTCGGCAAGGTGGTGACCATTGGGAGTTCAGGAAGTCATCTCCGATTTCATTTGAGGAATTTGACCATGACTGGGGCAAGCCAAAACGGACGTTATCCCGGATCAAATAAATATGAAAGCTTGCCAGAGCGATACATGTTGGTATCAATTGGGAGATGTGCATATTGGGAATATAAATCAGTGTTTGTCGTGCTTTATATCACTGCTGTCTAGGACGTTGCATTGACCACTGGATGCCTTACTCAAAACGATCAATGCCCATTTATAGTGTAGCAAGGCCTAACACCATTAATTCCCGTTGTCATCCCTTAGATCTGTAGTCAGGCAAGGAAAAAACCCCGTTGAATCATCAAAGAAAGGTGCAAAGATCCCTGTATCGTACATAATTTTGGAATATTCATGAGCTCTGTTTCTTGAGGTGGATATTCGTCCACTTGGTGCACAAGCTCGTAATGACAGTGATGCCACAAGCCGCAATCGTGATCGCAAAAGCAACTTTGATTCCCCACACATAAGCATGTAGTATACCATTCAGCTCAGCGCCGGAGAAATTGTGTCGCAGAGTAGTCGCACCAGTTTCTGTAACCAAGTCGGGATCAATGGTGGGCGCAGTGCTGGACAACTTGTGAATGATttggttgatgaagccagATTGTGCAGCGGTGATTAAGAATGTACCACCAATGGTCCGAGAAACTATAATGGTGAAGTTAAATGTCAGCTAGTTGGATGACAAAGCGAAAGGAGACTCACATATAATTATCGAAGTGACGGGAGCCATGTCACTGGGTGCAGCGAACGCCTGCGAAATGACAACAGGAACCTGGAGACCAACGCCATACCCGAAACCCGCCAGGATCTGATATCCAACCCATTTTCCAGTCGACGTCCCAATATCGAGAGTATAGAACAGACCGGACGCAATGGTGACGATTATCGAGCTAACCACCAGATATGGAGCCGCAGTGCCAGTCTTTGTGATGGCTTTACCAGATGCAAATGTTGCGACACTGAATAGTGCGATGAGAGGAATGTTTCGTACGCCCGAACCGATAGGACTCTGGTTATCGATGCTCTGGAAGTAGATAGGCAGGTAGTAAAGCGTGATGAAGTATGAtccagcaaagaagaagctccagaCAGCGTTGACCCAAACAGTTCTTTGGCGAATTAGCCGTGGCGTCAACATTGCACGCTCCCCCAGCCATAATTCGACTGCTATCAGTGTGACAATCATGAGAACAAAGCCGACGAGCAAGCCAATGATAACACTAGAGTTCCAAGCATGGGTCACACCACCATATTGAAGCGCCAGAAGCAAAGACAGAGACGCGCCCATCACAAGCGCTGTACCTATGAAGTCCATCTGTAAAAGCTTTTCCTTGAGTGTAGCGTCGACAACCTTGACCCCTGCTGGAGTCTTGAAGGTGAGAAGGATGACGAGAATAGCCAGACCGCCGATGGGAAGATTGATATAGAAGCACCTAGAGAAGGTAAGTCAGTTCACCTGTGTACGAATAAAGGGACTTTAGTTGTTTGTAACATTATCTGGAGATTCTACTTACCATCTCCAGCTCGCCCCATCTGTAAGTCCCCCGCCAATGAGCGGTccggcaacagcagcaatacCATACGACAACCCGATGAAGCCCGTGTATGTAGCTCTCTTCTCGGGGGCGGCAATGAAAGCAGGAATCGTGTACACTCCGGGGGCAACACCCGAGGCGCCTAAGCCAGCG encodes:
- a CDS encoding related to major facilitator (MFS1) transporter codes for the protein MGLDEEKQASESRTPSIETSSTANGIETPDVRDEDANRDEEKAAIEAEKPLEYPKGLEMFFIMLALVLSITLCSLDQTIVATAVPKITDQFGRLQDISWYGSAYFLTLGAFQSLWGKIYKFFPLKTSFLASIFIFELGSLISAVARNSMTVIVGRAIAGLGASGVAPGVYTIPAFIAAPEKRATYTGFIGLSYGIAAVAGPLIGGGLTDGASWRWCFYINLPIGGLAILVILLTFKTPAGVKVVDATLKEKLLQMDFIGTALVMGASLSLLLALQYGGVTHAWNSSVIIGLLVGFVLMIVTLIAVELWLGERAMLTPRLIRQRTVWVNAVWSFFFAGSYFITLYYLPIYFQSIDNQSPIGSGVRNIPLIALFSVATFASGKAITKTGTAAPYLVVSSIIVTIASGLFYTLDIGTSTGKWVGYQILAGFGYGVGLQVPVVISQAFAAPSDMAPVTSIIIFSRTIGGTFLITAAQSGFINQIIHKLSSTAPTIDPDLVTETGATTLRHNFSGAELNGILHAYVWGIKVAFAITIAACGITVITSLCTKWTNIHLKKQSS